In Alkalihalobacterium alkalinitrilicum, a genomic segment contains:
- the cobD gene encoding threonine-phosphate decarboxylase CobD: MSLPSHGANPHYFVQAMGLQLPEHAIDFSENVNPLGVPRVVRDRWNQYIEAITTYPDPHASQLREKLANDLNVSIDQLIVGNGAAELILLIANYFRKKRVLIVEPTFSEYRDACLTYDCEIIRYQLLQESSWDIQVESLLEAINGVDILFLCHPNNPTGTTIERSTLIQVFSRAREKNVTVIIDEAFYDFCTENVSVIPYIEEFHNLVVLRSLTKMYAIPSLRLGYVVARKEFVSELKKFQQPWSVNGMAQQVGLDCISDEEHAIDTKTFIREERKRMFKLLSDIGYEVSPSVVNFYLLKPKGTNEDLTPLITFLIRNGVIPRHTYNFLGLEGKYIRLAIKTRQDNDLLLSVLERWSQRP, translated from the coding sequence ATGTCGTTACCTAGTCATGGAGCAAATCCACATTACTTTGTTCAAGCTATGGGATTACAGCTGCCCGAACATGCAATTGATTTTAGTGAAAATGTAAATCCCTTAGGTGTACCTCGAGTTGTTCGCGACCGCTGGAATCAATATATTGAAGCAATTACAACCTACCCTGACCCTCATGCTTCTCAATTACGAGAGAAGCTAGCCAATGATCTTAATGTATCAATTGATCAATTGATAGTTGGAAATGGTGCGGCAGAGCTTATTTTATTAATTGCGAACTATTTTCGTAAGAAACGAGTCCTCATTGTTGAACCAACATTTTCAGAATATCGAGATGCGTGTCTCACCTATGATTGTGAGATTATTCGTTATCAACTATTGCAAGAAAGTAGTTGGGATATTCAGGTGGAAAGCCTCCTTGAAGCAATAAATGGGGTGGATATTCTCTTTCTTTGTCATCCTAATAATCCTACGGGGACAACGATAGAACGATCTACTCTCATCCAAGTTTTTAGTAGAGCAAGAGAGAAAAATGTAACCGTCATCATAGATGAAGCATTTTACGATTTTTGTACTGAAAATGTAAGTGTTATTCCATACATAGAAGAGTTTCATAATTTAGTTGTTTTAAGATCGTTAACGAAGATGTATGCGATCCCATCGCTTAGGTTAGGGTATGTCGTTGCCCGTAAGGAATTCGTTAGTGAATTGAAAAAGTTTCAGCAGCCATGGAGTGTAAATGGGATGGCTCAACAAGTAGGGCTAGATTGTATAAGTGATGAGGAACATGCGATTGACACTAAAACTTTTATCCGGGAAGAAAGAAAGAGGATGTTTAAACTCTTAAGCGATATTGGTTATGAAGTCTCGCCTTCAGTAGTAAATTTTTATTTATTAAAGCCAAAAGGAACCAATGAAGATTTAACACCGTTAATTACTTTTCTTATTCGAAACGGTGTCATTCCACGCCATACGTATAACTTTTTAGGTCTTGAAGGTAAGTACATTCGTTTAGCCATTAAGACTCGACAAGATAATGATCTACTACTTTCAGTATTAGAGAGGTGGTCACAGCGGCCATGA
- a CDS encoding heme ABC transporter ATP-binding protein, producing the protein MILQVTDVKGGYGNVNIINDVSFSVEKGEIFGILGPNGSGKTTLLKMISGLLPLQSGDIFLQDKSITTYSAKELARWMAVLPQQSDTSFSYTVEEIVQLGRYAHQKGWFQVSSNKDKQIVEEAMKLTGVVQFRDLPLHSLSGGERQRVMLARALAQEPHILLLDEPTNHLDISYQMSLLDSLKLWSREKGLTVIAILHDLNMASLYCDRILLLDEGKVCSLDSPAHVMDEKKLQDVYQAKVGRREHPSVPSPLITLQPKQSLETERSLINRFELEKTEEFIKVTSPIHLKTFSSAVIGAGFSWNTTFFNRHVHKDYNCDCVEDEYKQYLRNHNVDFEGTVGMMTAAILEDASFKTYTNEAFTVFVVVTAGVSNAVDASKAYLQENVLQTVGTINTWIFIEGNLSDAAFVQAVMTATEAKAKALFDENIIDPQTNTLATGTSTDSIMVAASQTGVEHPYAGTITPIGKTIARAVYEATNEAVKRNKERRKIE; encoded by the coding sequence ATGATTTTACAAGTAACAGACGTTAAAGGCGGATATGGGAATGTTAATATTATTAATGATGTTTCGTTTTCTGTAGAAAAGGGCGAAATATTTGGGATACTAGGTCCGAATGGGAGTGGTAAAACAACCCTTCTAAAAATGATCAGTGGTTTACTTCCTTTACAATCTGGTGATATTTTTCTTCAAGATAAAAGTATTACGACATACTCAGCAAAAGAGTTAGCTAGGTGGATGGCCGTTTTACCTCAACAATCGGATACGTCCTTTTCTTATACTGTTGAAGAAATCGTTCAACTCGGCCGCTATGCCCACCAAAAAGGTTGGTTTCAAGTTTCTAGTAACAAAGACAAACAAATCGTTGAAGAAGCGATGAAGTTAACAGGAGTGGTTCAATTTAGAGATTTACCACTTCATTCATTGAGTGGTGGGGAACGTCAACGAGTGATGCTCGCTCGTGCACTAGCACAAGAACCACACATATTACTATTAGATGAACCTACTAATCATCTAGATATTTCTTATCAAATGAGTTTATTAGACTCTTTAAAACTTTGGTCTCGTGAAAAAGGCTTAACCGTAATTGCCATTTTACATGATTTAAACATGGCAAGTTTATATTGTGACCGTATTTTATTACTAGATGAAGGTAAGGTTTGCTCACTTGATAGCCCTGCTCATGTTATGGATGAAAAAAAGTTACAGGATGTCTACCAAGCGAAAGTGGGACGAAGAGAACATCCGTCTGTACCAAGTCCGTTAATTACACTACAACCGAAACAGTCACTAGAAACTGAGCGATCGCTAATAAATCGTTTCGAACTTGAAAAAACAGAAGAATTTATTAAAGTAACGAGCCCTATTCATTTAAAGACCTTTTCTTCAGCAGTAATTGGTGCGGGATTTAGTTGGAATACAACTTTTTTTAATCGACATGTCCATAAAGATTATAATTGTGATTGTGTAGAAGATGAGTATAAACAATATTTAAGAAATCATAATGTTGATTTTGAAGGTACAGTTGGGATGATGACCGCTGCAATCTTAGAAGACGCTTCTTTTAAAACATACACGAACGAAGCATTTACTGTTTTCGTTGTTGTAACCGCAGGTGTTTCGAATGCAGTTGATGCTTCAAAGGCTTATTTGCAGGAGAATGTTCTACAAACGGTAGGAACAATTAATACGTGGATTTTTATAGAAGGTAATTTATCGGATGCAGCTTTTGTTCAAGCTGTAATGACGGCAACTGAAGCAAAAGCTAAGGCTCTTTTTGATGAAAATATTATAGATCCACAAACAAATACGCTTGCTACGGGAACATCTACAGATAGTATCATGGTAGCAGCTTCACAAACTGGTGTGGAACATCCGTATGCGGGGACGATCACCCCCATAGGCAAAACGATTGCCCGAGCGGTATATGAAGCAACGAATGAAGCGGTTAAGAGAAATAAAGAAAGAAGGAAAATTGAATGA
- a CDS encoding ABC transporter substrate-binding protein — MKKWYMWLVASILIVGLMTACGTDNQEEPQTEETPSEETEDQTTGSGEATAFPITITDATGTEVIIEEEPQSLISLVPSNTEIVYALDGFDRLIAVTDNDDFPEEVKEIESIGGMEFNVEKIIASNPDLVLANAMNSEEGLDQIRNAGVTVLVVKNASSFDELYDSIQMVGNALGNAEEAENVIISMQDRITAIQTKASEIDEADQATVWVEIWPAPDMYTTGKGTFMHEMLEMINAKNAAGNQDGWPMFTEEDAVVLNPDVIITTYGHVEGMENAVEDVLARTAWTEVEAVKNERVYNVEANIVERPGPRLIEGVEKLAKLIYPDVFEN, encoded by the coding sequence TTGAAAAAATGGTATATGTGGTTAGTTGCCTCAATACTCATTGTAGGATTAATGACAGCATGTGGTACAGATAATCAAGAAGAGCCACAAACAGAAGAAACACCATCTGAGGAAACAGAAGACCAAACAACTGGTAGTGGGGAAGCTACAGCGTTTCCAATTACAATTACAGATGCAACAGGAACAGAAGTAATAATCGAGGAAGAGCCACAATCGTTAATTTCACTCGTTCCAAGTAATACAGAAATTGTTTATGCTTTAGATGGTTTTGATCGACTAATTGCGGTTACTGATAATGATGATTTTCCTGAAGAAGTGAAAGAAATTGAGTCCATCGGTGGAATGGAGTTCAATGTTGAAAAGATTATTGCATCCAACCCGGATTTAGTGTTAGCCAATGCAATGAATAGTGAAGAAGGATTAGATCAAATTCGTAACGCGGGTGTGACCGTATTGGTCGTGAAAAATGCTTCATCTTTTGACGAATTATATGACTCTATCCAGATGGTTGGTAATGCATTAGGAAATGCCGAAGAAGCTGAAAATGTGATTATATCAATGCAAGATAGAATTACGGCAATTCAAACAAAAGCTAGTGAAATAGATGAAGCTGATCAGGCTACAGTTTGGGTTGAAATTTGGCCAGCTCCAGACATGTATACAACAGGAAAAGGAACATTTATGCATGAAATGTTAGAAATGATCAATGCGAAAAACGCAGCAGGTAATCAAGATGGATGGCCGATGTTTACTGAAGAAGATGCTGTTGTTTTAAATCCTGATGTCATTATTACGACTTATGGACACGTAGAAGGAATGGAGAATGCAGTAGAAGATGTTTTGGCTCGTACTGCTTGGACTGAAGTAGAAGCGGTTAAAAACGAAAGAGTTTATAACGTTGAAGCGAATATTGTAGAACGTCCTGGTCCTCGCTTAATTGAAGGGGTCGAAAAACTTGCAAAACTTATTTACCCAGATGTTTTCGAAAACTAA
- a CDS encoding WD40/YVTN/BNR-like repeat-containing protein gives MNTMKNTFRGGTAVCKDQNGEYIVAIEREGVYRLVGNRLTSLFPFPFRIVKLIKVCSILYAVGEKGVFLKSWDGGKTWEHKFLPTTTTIWSVVGNSRGIVITHGNNCLFFSYDFGDTWCQVQPFVRLKDNQPSVRSLCLLNNFLFIGTKIHRTYGGIWKLDLSSLKMSWVKKEMNSMVSSIIVYENYLLVAGGSCKGTKGKIEYCSLLSKNNDYFWNEFEQVESQASFLDVTEDNGFIYVTSSQGKDGYATVSRIHIENNIVVPCNKVRGHGWRIANHNQHYVVAGHYETIHSNQIHEQATNRNSNLKQVLH, from the coding sequence GTGAACACAATGAAAAACACTTTCCGAGGTGGTACAGCTGTTTGTAAGGATCAAAATGGAGAATACATAGTGGCCATCGAAAGGGAAGGGGTTTATCGTTTGGTTGGAAATCGCTTAACCAGTCTTTTTCCATTCCCTTTTCGTATCGTAAAGCTAATAAAAGTTTGTTCAATTTTGTATGCGGTCGGGGAAAAAGGTGTTTTTCTAAAAAGTTGGGACGGAGGGAAAACATGGGAGCATAAGTTCTTACCAACTACAACAACGATTTGGAGTGTAGTTGGTAATTCTAGAGGTATAGTCATTACTCACGGTAACAATTGCTTATTTTTTTCTTATGATTTTGGTGATACATGGTGCCAGGTTCAGCCGTTTGTAAGATTGAAAGATAATCAACCATCCGTTCGTTCATTATGTTTATTAAACAATTTCCTTTTCATTGGTACGAAAATTCATCGTACTTATGGAGGAATATGGAAACTGGATTTAAGTAGCCTAAAAATGTCATGGGTGAAAAAGGAAATGAATTCTATGGTTTCTTCCATAATTGTATATGAAAATTATTTATTAGTAGCAGGCGGCTCGTGTAAAGGGACAAAAGGAAAGATTGAATATTGTAGTCTTTTGAGTAAAAATAATGATTATTTCTGGAATGAGTTTGAGCAAGTGGAAAGTCAAGCAAGTTTTTTAGATGTCACTGAAGATAATGGATTTATTTATGTTACCTCATCACAAGGTAAAGACGGGTATGCGACAGTTTCACGGATTCATATAGAAAATAACATTGTCGTTCCTTGCAATAAAGTAAGAGGTCACGGTTGGAGAATTGCAAATCATAATCAACATTATGTCGTTGCTGGTCATTATGAAACAATACATTCAAATCAAATACACGAACAAGCAACTAACCGAAACAGTAATTTGAAACAGGTTTTACATTAA
- a CDS encoding flavodoxin — MKDVLLVYASMSGNTEAIADLIEEGLKEEKVNVTKIDVIDCDPDMLNAFNAIVLGAYTWGDGELPDEFLDLYDEMATLDLSDKQFAVFGSGDTAYEIFCGAVDLLEAMVEERNGVVAQQGLKIELSPDGEEEECKEFGRQFAKTVNLKTSV, encoded by the coding sequence ATGAAGGACGTTTTACTTGTTTATGCTAGTATGTCAGGGAATACAGAAGCGATTGCTGACTTAATAGAAGAAGGTCTAAAGGAAGAAAAGGTAAATGTAACGAAAATCGATGTAATTGATTGTGATCCAGATATGCTAAATGCTTTTAATGCAATCGTGTTAGGTGCTTATACTTGGGGAGATGGAGAACTTCCAGATGAGTTCCTAGATTTGTATGATGAAATGGCAACATTAGATCTTTCGGATAAACAATTTGCCGTTTTTGGATCAGGGGATACAGCGTACGAAATCTTTTGTGGAGCCGTTGATTTATTAGAAGCGATGGTAGAAGAAAGAAACGGTGTAGTTGCTCAACAAGGTCTTAAAATTGAGCTTAGTCCAGACGGCGAAGAAGAAGAGTGTAAAGAGTTTGGTAGGCAGTTTGCAAAAACTGTTAACCTAAAAACGAGCGTATAA
- a CDS encoding response regulator transcription factor yields MDFEAKVLVVDDEERIRRLLKMYLERENYQVEDAENGEIALEMALNEDYDLILLDIMMPGIDGIEVCQELRKTKATPIIMLTAKGEEANRVQGFEVGTDDYIVKPFSPREVVLRVKALLRRSSSTKFLQTDTGSKDILVFSHLTIDNDAHRVTVEGTEINLTPKEYELLHYLALSPDKVFSREQLLKDVWNYDFFGDLRTVDTHVKRLREKLNRVSPQAASMISTVWGVGYKFEAVKG; encoded by the coding sequence ATGGATTTTGAAGCAAAGGTTTTAGTTGTTGATGATGAAGAGCGTATTCGTCGTTTATTGAAGATGTACTTAGAAAGGGAAAATTATCAAGTAGAAGATGCTGAGAATGGCGAGATTGCTTTAGAAATGGCATTAAATGAAGATTATGATTTAATCCTATTAGATATTATGATGCCTGGAATAGACGGAATTGAAGTTTGTCAGGAACTACGAAAAACAAAAGCAACACCGATTATCATGCTTACAGCAAAAGGAGAAGAGGCGAACCGTGTTCAAGGGTTTGAAGTAGGGACTGACGACTATATTGTGAAACCGTTTAGTCCAAGAGAAGTAGTCCTTCGTGTGAAAGCGCTACTACGTCGTTCTTCTTCAACGAAATTTTTGCAAACGGATACGGGATCAAAAGATATCCTAGTTTTTTCACACTTGACGATTGATAATGATGCACACCGTGTTACAGTTGAAGGCACAGAAATTAATTTGACACCGAAAGAGTATGAATTACTACATTATTTAGCGTTGTCACCAGATAAGGTGTTCTCGCGGGAACAGTTATTAAAAGATGTGTGGAATTATGATTTCTTTGGTGACTTAAGAACGGTTGATACTCATGTAAAACGGTTACGTGAAAAATTAAATCGAGTTTCTCCTCAAGCAGCGAGTATGATATCCACGGTGTGGGGTGTCGGTTATAAATTCGAGGCAGTGAAAGGGTAA
- a CDS encoding bifunctional adenosylcobinamide kinase/adenosylcobinamide-phosphate guanylyltransferase has protein sequence MIIFMTGGVRSGKSSFALEIAEKQVLENGVIHYIATSRRTDAEMEARIQRHIEERQMRGKVYVTHEKNTHIEELAVHFQKNDVVVLDCLTGLVTEEFFSGIEKGVERWKDLSFRQQLLNRFFRTFEALQRLPIPVIVVTNELFEDIIPNDESTIAYMKLIGQLHQKIVALCDQAYLVEAGLPLIKKEVAYE, from the coding sequence ATGATCATTTTTATGACAGGAGGAGTTCGAAGCGGAAAAAGTTCTTTTGCCTTGGAAATAGCTGAAAAGCAAGTCCTTGAAAATGGTGTAATTCATTATATAGCGACGAGTAGACGAACAGATGCGGAAATGGAAGCAAGAATTCAGCGCCATATTGAAGAACGTCAAATGAGGGGTAAAGTATATGTGACTCATGAAAAAAACACTCATATTGAAGAGTTAGCCGTTCATTTTCAAAAAAATGATGTTGTGGTCCTTGATTGTTTAACAGGTCTAGTCACAGAAGAATTCTTTAGTGGAATCGAAAAGGGAGTCGAGCGATGGAAGGACCTATCATTCAGACAACAATTATTGAACCGCTTTTTTCGGACTTTTGAGGCGCTGCAACGGCTTCCTATTCCTGTAATTGTTGTGACTAATGAATTGTTTGAAGATATTATTCCAAACGATGAAAGTACAATCGCTTATATGAAGTTAATCGGTCAGCTTCATCAAAAAATTGTGGCATTATGTGATCAAGCTTATTTAGTAGAAGCTGGTCTTCCACTTATTAAAAAGGAGGTGGCGTATGAATGA
- a CDS encoding ATP-binding protein, translated as MLWRSVVGKLWFTILALVSVVLSVLMVMLLQYFEKFHVNEAESQLMNHARMVATIIEEYESEETALSTISKIAESYETKVVIISEDENHWYSANDTVNVDLPVEIFYEDEILSQVFEQGEQVVSQGDFPFYSNGVEVHTEVMIVGRPVQMTNENGAVFLYQSLSALEETTGETKRIIYFSAGIAIVLTTIFAFFLSSRVTAPLRKMRLASMEVAEGKFDTKVPILTHDEIGQLAIAFNRMGRELNRNYVALNQEKEQLSRILSSMADGVITIDRKGTIVVTNPPAERFLQAWYYDQGLDGKAEDLPKSIKKLFQQVVAIEKEQAMEIDIQGRSWAIILSPLYDKTFVRGAVAVIRDITEERRLDKLRKDFIANVSHELRTPISMLQGYSEAIIDDIAQTDEEKKEIAQIIYDESLRMGRLVNELLDLARMEAGHIELHVQMVNAKELSEKIIRKFQGLAKEQGIALSGEIADFVKTAELDPDRVEQVLTNLIHNAIRHTNKGGTVLLKVQPYENYLRFDIQDSGSGIPEEDLPFVFERFYKADKARTRGRSGTGLGLAIAKNIVEAHGGEISVHSKVNEGTTFTFQIPRKTEE; from the coding sequence ATGCTTTGGCGAAGTGTTGTTGGTAAGCTTTGGTTTACGATATTAGCACTCGTTTCTGTCGTATTGTCTGTGTTGATGGTAATGCTTCTTCAATATTTTGAAAAGTTCCATGTGAATGAAGCCGAATCTCAGTTGATGAACCATGCTAGAATGGTAGCGACCATTATTGAAGAGTATGAAAGTGAAGAAACCGCTTTATCAACGATTTCAAAAATTGCTGAGTCCTATGAAACAAAGGTAGTCATTATTAGTGAAGACGAAAATCATTGGTACTCTGCGAATGATACTGTGAATGTGGACTTGCCCGTTGAAATATTCTATGAAGATGAAATCCTTTCACAAGTGTTTGAACAAGGTGAGCAAGTCGTAAGTCAAGGGGATTTTCCTTTTTATTCAAACGGGGTTGAAGTGCATACTGAAGTAATGATTGTTGGTAGACCTGTTCAAATGACGAATGAAAATGGGGCTGTGTTTTTATATCAATCTCTTTCAGCACTTGAGGAAACGACAGGAGAAACAAAAAGAATTATTTATTTTTCTGCAGGTATCGCCATCGTACTAACGACAATTTTTGCATTTTTTCTTTCATCGAGAGTAACTGCCCCTTTAAGAAAGATGCGTCTAGCATCGATGGAAGTGGCCGAAGGGAAGTTTGATACGAAGGTACCGATACTAACGCATGATGAAATCGGTCAGCTTGCGATAGCATTTAATCGAATGGGACGTGAGCTAAATCGAAATTATGTTGCATTAAATCAAGAAAAAGAGCAACTATCTAGAATTTTGAGTAGTATGGCGGATGGAGTAATAACGATTGACAGAAAAGGAACAATTGTTGTTACAAATCCACCTGCTGAACGATTTTTACAAGCTTGGTATTATGACCAAGGCTTAGATGGAAAAGCGGAAGATTTACCAAAATCGATAAAAAAGCTATTCCAACAAGTAGTTGCGATAGAGAAAGAACAAGCGATGGAAATTGATATCCAAGGGAGAAGCTGGGCTATAATACTTTCGCCACTTTACGATAAAACGTTCGTACGTGGGGCTGTTGCAGTGATTCGCGACATAACGGAAGAAAGAAGATTAGATAAGCTTCGTAAAGATTTTATTGCCAATGTTTCTCACGAATTAAGAACGCCAATTTCGATGCTACAAGGATATAGTGAAGCGATTATTGATGACATTGCTCAAACGGATGAAGAGAAAAAAGAAATTGCTCAAATTATTTATGATGAATCATTAAGAATGGGACGACTTGTAAATGAGCTACTTGATTTAGCAAGAATGGAAGCGGGTCATATTGAATTACACGTACAAATGGTTAACGCAAAAGAATTGTCAGAAAAGATTATTCGTAAGTTCCAAGGTTTAGCAAAAGAACAAGGAATCGCTTTGTCTGGAGAAATTGCTGATTTTGTTAAAACAGCAGAGCTAGATCCAGATCGTGTGGAACAAGTGTTAACAAACTTAATTCATAATGCCATTCGCCATACGAATAAAGGTGGGACGGTTCTATTAAAGGTTCAACCTTATGAAAACTATTTGCGTTTTGATATCCAAGATAGTGGTTCAGGAATTCCAGAAGAAGATTTACCGTTTGTGTTTGAACGGTTTTACAAAGCGGATAAAGCAAGAACTCGTGGGAGGTCAGGAACTGGGCTTGGCTTAGCGATAGCAAAAAATATTGTTGAAGCTCACGGTGGAGAAATATCAGTTCATAGTAAAGTGAATGAAGGCACGACATTTACGTTTCAAATTCCTCGAAAAACAGAAGAATAA
- a CDS encoding FecCD family ABC transporter permease has product MFSKTNITLAYIICFAFLFISIVSGIALGSVPISFVEVLTVLGREWIGLPIATEVDPMYVNIVMEIRFPRVLLAMFVGGALALAGAAFQGFLKNPLADPYTLGVSSGSAVGAVAVLFFGITIPYLGAYTLPVVSIVSGFFTLFVVIFFAKALNRSMAAHTVILVGIILSSFLGSMISLMIALTGEELRQIIGWLMGSVSMRGWSYVYLISPFFLAGLIILLLNARELNALAFGEETAKHLGVNVQSRKILILLGAALLTGSAVAVSGTIGFVGLVIPHLTRLIWGPDHRHLLPLSVLIGGGFLILTDLVARTIISPTELPIGVITALVGGPVFAMILIRQRHRL; this is encoded by the coding sequence ATGTTTTCGAAAACTAATATAACACTCGCATATATTATTTGTTTTGCGTTTTTATTTATATCTATCGTCTCAGGTATTGCTTTAGGTAGTGTCCCTATTTCATTCGTTGAAGTTCTTACGGTGTTAGGAAGAGAATGGATTGGGTTACCTATTGCAACAGAAGTTGATCCGATGTATGTAAATATTGTAATGGAAATACGTTTTCCACGTGTTTTATTAGCCATGTTTGTTGGAGGTGCCCTTGCCTTAGCAGGGGCTGCTTTCCAAGGCTTCTTAAAAAATCCGTTGGCTGATCCATATACACTAGGAGTTTCATCTGGGTCTGCAGTTGGAGCAGTAGCGGTATTATTTTTTGGGATTACAATACCTTACTTAGGTGCTTACACGTTACCAGTCGTCAGTATAGTTTCTGGTTTTTTTACATTATTTGTAGTTATATTTTTTGCAAAAGCTCTTAATCGTTCGATGGCAGCACATACGGTCATATTAGTTGGAATTATTTTAAGTTCTTTTCTTGGGTCGATGATTTCTTTAATGATTGCCTTAACAGGAGAAGAGCTTAGACAAATAATTGGCTGGTTAATGGGAAGTGTCTCGATGAGGGGCTGGAGCTATGTATATTTAATTTCTCCATTCTTTTTAGCAGGATTAATCATTCTACTTCTTAATGCAAGAGAGCTCAATGCATTAGCGTTCGGTGAAGAAACCGCTAAACATCTTGGTGTCAACGTACAATCGCGTAAAATATTGATTTTACTCGGAGCTGCATTATTAACAGGGTCGGCTGTAGCTGTTTCGGGAACGATTGGATTTGTCGGCTTAGTGATACCACATTTAACTAGACTCATATGGGGACCAGATCACCGACATTTATTACCTCTTTCCGTTTTGATTGGAGGAGGATTCCTTATCTTAACGGACTTAGTCGCTCGTACAATCATTTCCCCAACAGAATTACCTATTGGAGTCATAACTGCTCTTGTCGGAGGCCCTGTCTTTGCGATGATCTTAATCCGACAACGTCATAGATTATAA
- the cbiB gene encoding adenosylcobinamide-phosphate synthase CbiB, translated as MILVNHLIALSLAVLIDRMVGDPRHIPHPVVGIGKLIAFLDVKLNVGKQKKLRGSIFLIIICMTVFCLTLVPIILAYTIHPAVGILLEAIIISFTIAARSLKEAAEEVLKPLELNEMEKARLKLSYIVGRDTEHLSEAEVIRGTVETVAENTSDGVTAPLFFALIGGAPLAMLYRAVNTCDSMVGYKSEKYKDFGWASAKFDDVLNLIPSRLTGLLMITFNPSFSKQKKAKCYQILWTDARKHPSPNSGWGEAAVASLLGIQLGGRNQYKGMISDRAKMGIPMMSISAKHIKQSIKIMEVTIIFFLLVLWIIGGILYVVT; from the coding sequence ATGATTCTTGTAAACCATTTAATTGCACTTTCCTTAGCTGTGCTAATCGATCGAATGGTTGGGGATCCGAGGCATATTCCCCACCCAGTAGTAGGTATTGGTAAGTTAATTGCATTTTTGGATGTAAAACTTAACGTAGGAAAGCAAAAAAAACTACGAGGAAGCATCTTTCTAATTATAATTTGTATGACTGTATTTTGTCTTACTCTTGTTCCTATAATACTAGCCTATACTATTCATCCTGCTGTAGGTATATTACTAGAAGCAATTATTATTTCGTTTACGATTGCCGCTCGTAGTTTAAAAGAAGCTGCTGAAGAAGTATTGAAACCACTAGAATTAAATGAGATGGAAAAAGCACGCCTAAAGCTCTCGTATATCGTAGGAAGAGATACGGAACATTTATCAGAAGCTGAAGTTATTAGAGGAACAGTAGAAACAGTAGCGGAAAATACAAGTGACGGCGTAACCGCTCCCCTTTTTTTTGCACTAATCGGTGGTGCACCTCTTGCAATGCTCTATAGGGCTGTGAATACATGTGACTCAATGGTTGGTTATAAAAGTGAGAAATATAAGGATTTTGGTTGGGCGTCAGCTAAATTTGATGATGTGTTAAATCTAATTCCGAGTAGGTTAACAGGACTACTAATGATTACTTTTAATCCAAGTTTTTCTAAGCAAAAAAAAGCTAAATGCTATCAAATTCTATGGACAGATGCGAGAAAACATCCGAGTCCAAATAGTGGCTGGGGTGAAGCAGCTGTAGCTAGTTTACTCGGAATACAGCTTGGTGGACGAAATCAATACAAAGGTATGATATCTGATCGCGCAAAAATGGGGATTCCCATGATGTCTATTTCAGCTAAACATATTAAGCAATCGATTAAGATCATGGAAGTTACTATTATTTTCTTCTTATTGGTGCTTTGGATAATTGGAGGTATTTTGTATGTCGTTACCTAG